The segment GCGAGGTCCCAGGTGCGATCGTGATGGCCGAGCTTGACGCGGGCGACGGAGCCGTCGGCGAAGCGCGCCTCGAGGTCGTTGCCCGAGCCGAGCGGCGAGAGGGCGGCGAGGATGCGGCCGTCGCCGGCGAGCGCGACGCCGAGCGAGACGGGCTGGCCGCCGCGCTCGATCGCGACGATGCCGCGGAGCGCCTTCTCCTCGACGGAGGGTTCTTTTTTCGTGTTGGGATCGGCGGGCGCGTTCGGGTCCGCGGCGGGCGTGGCACGAGGCGCAGGCAACGTCGGCGGCGCGAGGCGCGACGGGGGCGCGTTCGGCAGAGGCCGGCCGGCAGGCGCCTGGGCGAAGACGGCCGCGGGGGCCATGAGCGCGAGGACGGCGAGCGTGCCCGCCAAGGACCAGCGTTGACGATTCTTCACGCGGTAGGTGTGACCGGAAGCGGGGTGCTTTGCGGGCGAGGCGGGGAAATTCGTCATGGGAGGCGCTCCTCGAGGCTCGTCGGCGAGATCGGCGCTCGCGCGATGATGTAGCGTGGACGGGGGCGCTGCAAAGGTCGCGCCGTGGGCGGCCGGACCGCCGGCGAGGGGCCGGCGATCTCGATCGATCCTACCACGGCGCGGGGCGGGGCGCCTCGGATCCACGCGACGCTGCTTTCGGGGAGTTCGCGGGGGATCGCTCCGGTCGTGGTCACAAAAGAGGAGCTCCGAGCAACATGGCAGGCGAAGAGGCAACCATGGCCCCGGGTCTGGCACGTGCAGAGATGAAAGAAGGCCGATCGCACGCCGAGGAGGCGCGCGACATCGAGGAGCTCCTCGCGGCGGGCAACCATCGCGAGGCGCTCGCGCGGTGCGCCCGGGTCTACGCAGCGCCGATCGGTCGGCTTTGCATGGCCTTCACGGGCTCGCAAGCGGACAGCGAGGAGCTCGTGCAAGAGACCTTGCTGGCCGCGTACGACGCGTTCCCGACGTACCGGGCGGAAGGCAGCGTGCGTGCGTTCCTGTTCGGGATCGCGCGTCGCATCTGCGGTCGGTTCTCCGAGACGCAGGCGCGGCAGAAGGCGCGGCTCCGGCTGGTGCACGACACGTCGTCGGGCCGCGCGGACGCAGGGGAGCTCGCGCTGGAGAAGGAGCGGGCGAGCCGCGCGCGCGAGGCGCTCGCGAAGCTCAAGCCGAGCGAGCGGGAGGCCTTGGTGCTTCGGTACGACGCGGGGCTCAGCTTCCGCGAGGTGGCCCAGGCGTGCGGGATCGACGAGGCCGCGGCGCGCAAACGCGTGAGCCGCGCGCTCGGGAAGATGCGGGCGGAGATCGGCGAGGAGTGAAGCGATGAGCACGAGCGAGACGAACGTGGGTGGGCTCTGCCGCGAGGTCGAGGAGCGAATCGCCGAGGTGCTGGATGGTTCGGCGCCGAAGGAGCTCTTCGATCACATCGCCGACTGCGACGCGTGCCGGGACCTGCGGTACGACGCGGAGCGCGCAGCGGAGTTCGTGGGCCACGCAGGCGGAGATTTTCGCGTCGACGCGGCCTTCGCCGACAAGGTGCTCGCGCGGCTCGACGTGGAGAATTTGAAGCCGCCGGCAGGCGTGGCGCCGAAGAGCGTGGAGGCCGCGACGTCGGCGCCGCGGACGGCGAAGAGCGTGGTCGCCGAGCCTTCGGTCGGGGTCACGGACTTCGCCACGGCGAAGACGGAGATCGCGAGCGCGACGAACGAGCCGGAGGTCGGGGAGACGGAGCCTCCGCGGCCGCGGACGAACACGTTGGTGTCCAAAGTTTCGTCGACGCAGCCTTCGCCGACGCTGAACGACGAGGCCGCGCCCGCGCCCGCGCAGGCGATCACGGACCGGGACGTGCCGCGCTCGCGCGAGCCCGAGGCGAAGAGCGGATCGAGGGCGGGCGCCGCGCGCACGGCGCCGCCGCGGACGACGAAGCCGAGCGAGGGTGGCAAGGTCGTCTCGCTCTTTCGCCGCCCGAAGTTCGTCGCGGGTGTGCTCGGCGCGATGGCCGCGGCGGCCGCCGTCGGGTTCTACGTGAAGAGCCCGAAGCAAGGGCCGGAGGAGCCGAAGCTCGAGGCCGCGTGGTCGGGCAAGATCGACTCGATCTCGCGCGCGTCGGCCGACAAGGAAGGCGGGCTCGAGGCCTGCGACGCGAGCGGCGCGTGCAAGCCGGTGAAGGCGGGCTGGGCGTTCAAGAACGACACGACGCTGCGCACGGACGCGCGCACGCGGGCCTACGTGTCGCTCGCGGATGGCTCGCAGCTCGCGATCGATCGAGGCTCGTCGATCTCGCTCGAAGGCGGCAAGGTGCGTCAGGCGAAGCTCGCCGAGGGGACGATCGTCGCGGACGTGGCGAGCTTGAAGGGCGCGCCGCCTGCGAAGATCGGGGTCGGCGACGGCGAGGTCGAGGTGCTCGGGACGAAGCTCGTCATGACGGCCGGCAAGGGCCGCGCGAGCGTCGAGGTCGCGCGTGGTGTCGTGCGGGTGCGGTCGTCGTCGGGCAAGGCGGTCGACGTGCGCGCGGGCGAGGAGGCGACGATCGAGAGGGGCCGCGAGCCGCTCGTCGTGAGCTCGTCGAGCGTGGCGGACTCGCTCGAGTGGAGCGACCGCTCGCCGGAGGAGCTCGACGCGCCGGTCCTGCGGGGGCTCGGCGAGCTGCGCGCGCGCAAGCCCGGACAAACCAAGGAGAAGGACCACGCGGTGCGGCTCGCGAAGCACTCGGTGAAGGTGCGCATCGTGGACGTGGTGGCGCGGACCGAGGTGGACGAGACGTTCACGAACGACACGGACGAGGAGCTCGAAGGCATCTTCCGCTTCCCGCTGCCGCCGGGCGCGCAGATCGAGAGGCTCGCGCTGGAGGTGGACGGCAAGATGATGGAGGGCGCGTTCGTCGATCGCGACAAGGGCGCGGCGATCTGGCGCGGGGTCATCCAGAACGCGGCGCCGAAGACGCCGAAGCCGCGCGAGGAGATCATCTGGGTGCCCGGGCCGTGGCGGGACCCGGCGCTGCTCGAGTGGCAACGCGGCGGGCGGTTCGAGCTCAAAATTTTCCCGATCCCGAAGCGCGGCTCGCGGCGCGTGATCCTCACGTACACGCAGACCGTGGACCAGGCCGCGGGCGTCCGGCGCTTCACGTACCCGCTCGCGCACGACCCGAGCGGGACGACGAAGATCGACGCGTTCGACCTCGACCTGCAGGTGCTCGGTCACGACAAGGAGTTCGGCGTGCAGACGCGCGGCTACGAGCTCTCGCCCGGGGGCGGCGACGCTTCGGCCGAGCGGCGCACGCTGCGCGCGACGGGGTTCGTCCCCGCGGGTGATCTGACGGTCGAGTACGCGCTGCCCGATCGAGACCGCGAGGCGACGGCGTGGGCGTACCGCATGGATGCGGCGAGCGCGCCCTTGCCGGAGGAGCCGAAGGTCGGGCCCGCATCGGCGAAGGCGAAGACGAACGAGGAGAAGGACGCGGCCGCGGCGGCGCAAGCCATCGCGTTCGATTCGTCGCCGTACGTGGCGATCGCGCTCCGGCCGAAGCTGCCGCGGTGGCAGGAGGCGAAGGAGCGCGTGCACGCGATCGTCGTGGACGCGAGCCGGTCCATGGTGGGCGAGCGCTTCTCGCGGGCGACGCGGCTCGCGTCGACGATCGTGCGCGAGATGGATCGGCGCGACTCGTTCGTGCTGCTCGCGTGTGACACCGTGTGCAGGCCGATGACCGAGGACGGTCGCGGCGGTTTGCCCACGCCGAGCGCGCCGGGCGCGGCGGCGGCGGGCGAGGTCGAGCGTTTCCTCGGGAGCGTCGAGCCGGACGGCGGCAGCGACATGGCCGCGGCCGTGAGCGCCGCGCGCAGCTCGGTGGGTTCGCTCGGCGGCAAGGAGC is part of the Polyangium spumosum genome and harbors:
- a CDS encoding VIT domain-containing protein — translated: MSTSETNVGGLCREVEERIAEVLDGSAPKELFDHIADCDACRDLRYDAERAAEFVGHAGGDFRVDAAFADKVLARLDVENLKPPAGVAPKSVEAATSAPRTAKSVVAEPSVGVTDFATAKTEIASATNEPEVGETEPPRPRTNTLVSKVSSTQPSPTLNDEAAPAPAQAITDRDVPRSREPEAKSGSRAGAARTAPPRTTKPSEGGKVVSLFRRPKFVAGVLGAMAAAAAVGFYVKSPKQGPEEPKLEAAWSGKIDSISRASADKEGGLEACDASGACKPVKAGWAFKNDTTLRTDARTRAYVSLADGSQLAIDRGSSISLEGGKVRQAKLAEGTIVADVASLKGAPPAKIGVGDGEVEVLGTKLVMTAGKGRASVEVARGVVRVRSSSGKAVDVRAGEEATIERGREPLVVSSSSVADSLEWSDRSPEELDAPVLRGLGELRARKPGQTKEKDHAVRLAKHSVKVRIVDVVARTEVDETFTNDTDEELEGIFRFPLPPGAQIERLALEVDGKMMEGAFVDRDKGAAIWRGVIQNAAPKTPKPREEIIWVPGPWRDPALLEWQRGGRFELKIFPIPKRGSRRVILTYTQTVDQAAGVRRFTYPLAHDPSGTTKIDAFDLDLQVLGHDKEFGVQTRGYELSPGGGDASAERRTLRATGFVPAGDLTVEYALPDRDREATAWAYRMDAASAPLPEEPKVGPASAKAKTNEEKDAAAAAQAIAFDSSPYVAIALRPKLPRWQEAKERVHAIVVDASRSMVGERFSRATRLASTIVREMDRRDSFVLLACDTVCRPMTEDGRGGLPTPSAPGAAAAGEVERFLGSVEPDGGSDMAAAVSAARSSVGSLGGKELRILYLGDGTPTVGPTRPSHIEAAVRGSLPSGDGSVVAVAMGADADLTSLAALARGGGGVVVPYVPGQKVSSAALEVLSAAYGVTLREPEIELPPGLTQVTPARLDPIRAGGETFVVARMSSGDSLEGAIRLRGRVASERFEQTYPIKILATSSAGNAFVPRLYAAAKIAELESAGGTASKLAAIELSKRFAVASRFTSLLVLESEAMMNAFGLERTRVAPTFTGEELAQSSNADAEGEEKPDEAAKEEASAELDTQSPAKGKAAETASAAEPADGFGNIGGAFPGGGAAAPAPPPALPAPTATASPTPKPASKAGGGWRGDFDDGADRSRGWRESRRPPQRLVPMRKIFERKGSFEATNTLASQNATKLLAAENALASTPDSRDRTVELFALYATAGRLGEAQELTAKWSGRDALDPDALLARADLAARQGDRERAIRILGGLADVRPGDRAAQTRLAELHEAAGNRALACEHRIALADMAPGEAKLVANAVRCANTLGMTELASLLKLDASENVRASINKLLAQPEAPATSALRGDIQVSAEWTGGVDLDIGLIDAQGRRTSWLGSAGKALVSARDVTSTRAEAIGLVNATSGSYVVEIARASGADQNIPVRGELLLKLAGETRKVPFVLTGPRAEVGTMRVFFTSRLVPITDRPFNPWGP
- a CDS encoding RNA polymerase sigma factor, with product MKEGRSHAEEARDIEELLAAGNHREALARCARVYAAPIGRLCMAFTGSQADSEELVQETLLAAYDAFPTYRAEGSVRAFLFGIARRICGRFSETQARQKARLRLVHDTSSGRADAGELALEKERASRAREALAKLKPSEREALVLRYDAGLSFREVAQACGIDEAAARKRVSRALGKMRAEIGEE